A single Candidatus Thalassolituus haligoni DNA region contains:
- a CDS encoding two-component system response regulator has translation METTYHAVILAIGPLPEIEAVLDDGYTLHQVGQLDAIQEGVRQYDAKLILVDLVSIGPKTGIAACRQLKDDPATAEVPLVMLANSETLKHRLSAYEAGCDDYLVRSDLDEMKPRLDRVLFNKVANDQLKVQLKHANEMAFIAMSDTSDLGVNIQFLLDVNTCNNLDELGMRLFQALKSYGINCSLQIRSRFVVKNMEANGMAKELEAALLMECRDQGRYVDFGKRSIMNYGSVSILVKNMPVDDRNKYGAIKDNVFSLLQGAHARTMALDNLYSLEIEGQLVRRLVSSMRGLMASVDDSYQLVMRDIANVVEGMAEGVESSLQFLGMDEQQERAIQNIMEQGVADTSKVFNEGIRIDDGLSVVLDKINRAIGSGHGDMKELTRLLELLPSVVE, from the coding sequence ATGGAAACGACATATCACGCTGTCATTCTGGCGATCGGGCCACTTCCCGAGATAGAAGCGGTGCTGGACGACGGTTACACACTGCATCAGGTTGGGCAGCTGGACGCCATTCAGGAAGGGGTGCGGCAATACGATGCCAAGCTGATTCTGGTCGATCTGGTCAGTATTGGCCCTAAAACCGGCATTGCCGCCTGTCGTCAGCTCAAGGATGATCCGGCCACTGCAGAAGTACCGCTGGTGATGCTGGCCAACAGTGAAACCCTCAAACATCGGTTGAGTGCTTACGAAGCCGGTTGTGATGACTATCTGGTTCGCAGCGACCTGGATGAGATGAAGCCAAGGCTGGATCGGGTACTGTTTAACAAGGTTGCAAACGATCAGCTCAAGGTGCAACTGAAACACGCCAATGAAATGGCATTTATTGCCATGTCCGATACGTCTGATCTGGGCGTTAATATCCAGTTTTTGCTCGACGTGAATACCTGTAACAACCTGGATGAACTGGGTATGCGGCTGTTTCAGGCGTTAAAAAGCTACGGCATCAATTGCAGTTTGCAAATACGCTCCCGTTTTGTGGTCAAGAACATGGAAGCCAACGGCATGGCCAAGGAGCTGGAAGCAGCGCTACTGATGGAGTGTCGGGATCAGGGCCGCTATGTTGATTTTGGCAAGCGCTCCATTATGAATTACGGCTCGGTATCCATCCTGGTGAAAAACATGCCGGTGGATGACCGCAATAAATATGGTGCCATCAAGGATAACGTGTTCTCGCTATTACAAGGGGCTCATGCCCGAACCATGGCATTGGATAACCTTTACTCCCTGGAGATCGAAGGTCAACTGGTCAGGCGCCTGGTCAGCAGCATGCGCGGTCTGATGGCCTCGGTCGATGATTCCTATCAGCTCGTTATGCGCGATATTGCCAATGTGGTTGAAGGGATGGCCGAAGGTGTGGAAAGCAGTTTGCAATTTCTGGGGATGGACGAACAACAGGAGAGGGCAATCCAGAACATTATGGAGCAGGGCGTAGCCGATACCTCGAAGGTCTTTAACGAAGGTATCCGGATTGACGATGGTCTCAGTGTCGTACTGGACAAAATCAATCGTGCCATCGGCAGTGGCCATGGTGATATGAAAGAACTAACGCGGCTGTTGGAACTGCTGCCTTCGGTGGTCGAATAA
- the dtd gene encoding D-aminoacyl-tRNA deacylase, with protein MIGLIQRVSDASVAVDGKVIGEIGGGLLLLLGVQPDDTSTEADKLLHKVVNYRVFADDEGRMNRSLLSAGGQLLVVSQFTLAADTGRGLRPGFSTAAAPALAESLYDYFVAAAGQCVHTASGRFGADMQVALTNDGPVTFWLQV; from the coding sequence ATGATTGGGTTGATTCAGCGGGTTTCTGACGCCAGTGTGGCGGTGGATGGCAAGGTGATTGGCGAGATTGGTGGTGGTTTGTTGCTGCTGTTGGGGGTGCAACCGGACGATACGTCGACAGAGGCCGACAAGTTATTACACAAGGTGGTCAATTACCGGGTCTTTGCGGATGACGAAGGCCGTATGAATCGAAGTTTGCTCTCCGCCGGAGGACAGCTGTTGGTGGTCTCGCAGTTTACCTTGGCAGCAGATACCGGCCGTGGCTTGCGGCCGGGCTTCTCGACGGCGGCAGCGCCAGCGTTGGCTGAATCCTTGTACGATTATTTTGTCGCAGCAGCGGGGCAGTGTGTTCATACTGCCAGCGGCCGCTTTGGTGCTGATATGCAAGTGGCATTAACGAATGACGGCCCGGTCACATTTTGGCTGCAAGTTTAA
- a CDS encoding SirB2 family protein produces the protein MDYSAVKHAHAGLAYLSALLFLIRFGLVYAGAGMASSKLVKILPHVIDTILLVFAVWLCVLIGQYPLVDGWLTAKVVALVVLIGAGVIAVRQRSIPAAVVTLLMYVYMVGVAKSHHILSWLA, from the coding sequence ATGGACTACTCTGCTGTAAAACACGCTCACGCTGGCCTGGCTTATTTGTCAGCGCTGTTGTTTCTGATTCGTTTCGGACTGGTGTATGCCGGAGCCGGGATGGCCTCCAGCAAACTGGTCAAGATTCTGCCACACGTGATCGATACGATCCTGCTGGTATTTGCCGTCTGGCTGTGTGTGCTGATTGGCCAGTATCCACTGGTTGATGGTTGGCTGACAGCCAAGGTGGTGGCACTGGTGGTATTGATTGGCGCAGGTGTCATCGCGGTGCGACAGCGCAGTATCCCCGCCGCTGTGGTGACTCTGTTAATGTACGTTTATATGGTCGGGGTAGCGAAGAGCCATCATATATTGTCGTGGCTGGCCTAG
- a CDS encoding FdhF/YdeP family oxidoreductase, protein MSKSDSVLATARAAGAPTIVGGGPKKVLYTLQTVGRIGLINSAKALKSHNTCKACGLGMGGQHGGMTNELDEFPSVCNKSIQAQSTDIQAPIPTAVFKHSLDDFQQLSRYELEHLGRLNTPLFKPADSDHYQVLSWESAFERIAERMQVTPAERSFFYSSGRSSNEAGFVLQLLARLSGTNNVTNCSYYCHQATGVGLQSTVGSYTATVELADLAECDLVVLIGANPASNHPRLMHKLMALRERGGHVVVINPAKESGLVKFAVPKSPRSMLKGGSDIASEYLQPRVGADIWLLYGLAKSLLEQGWMDDAFMQAHTEGSDEFLTQVAGLAWPDIEDTTGVARVDIERVAALYGRSTKAIFAWGMGVTHHTHGADTVEAIANLALCRGMVGKPGAGLLPLRGHSNVQGIGTIGVKPVLPEQVFQALEQELGVRLPTTTGLDTLASLEQAHAGAVDLAVLLGGNLLDATPDTRWAREALDRVKTKVFLTTTLNRGHVSGMEHSEAFILPVAARDEEFEPTTQESMFNYVRLSDGGITRLDNVKAESAILLELLKRGVSQPGLDLTAIESHQGVRECISRVVPGMAGLADISDSQREFHIPNRLIKTPSFTTPSGKAHFQTHRLPGLKMSAAFPFALMSVRSEGQFNSIIYEEADSYRGTPKRWSVLMSPQDMLELGIKPQQAVTLRSRNGCMEGVEVYPYGLTRGAVMAYYPEANVLTGIERDPRSHTPAFKSVAVAVEV, encoded by the coding sequence ATGAGTAAATCTGATTCTGTCCTTGCTACGGCCCGTGCAGCGGGTGCCCCGACGATCGTCGGTGGTGGTCCGAAAAAGGTGCTGTATACCCTGCAGACTGTCGGGCGTATTGGTCTGATCAATTCTGCCAAGGCGCTGAAAAGCCACAATACCTGCAAGGCCTGTGGTTTGGGTATGGGGGGGCAGCATGGGGGAATGACCAACGAATTGGATGAGTTTCCGTCGGTCTGCAACAAAAGTATCCAGGCGCAGTCGACGGACATTCAGGCGCCGATTCCTACCGCCGTCTTCAAACACTCGCTGGACGATTTTCAGCAACTCAGTCGCTACGAGCTGGAACACCTCGGTCGTCTGAACACCCCGTTGTTCAAGCCCGCAGACAGTGATCATTATCAGGTACTGAGCTGGGAGTCAGCGTTTGAGCGTATCGCCGAACGTATGCAGGTGACTCCGGCGGAGCGGAGCTTTTTTTATTCTTCCGGACGCTCGTCCAACGAAGCCGGTTTTGTCTTGCAGCTGCTGGCGCGGTTATCCGGTACCAATAATGTCACCAACTGTTCCTATTACTGCCATCAGGCGACGGGCGTGGGGCTGCAATCCACCGTCGGGTCGTATACCGCGACGGTGGAACTGGCCGATCTGGCGGAATGCGATCTGGTGGTACTGATAGGCGCCAACCCGGCTTCCAATCATCCTCGTCTGATGCACAAGCTGATGGCACTGCGTGAACGTGGCGGCCATGTGGTGGTGATCAATCCGGCGAAAGAGTCGGGGCTGGTGAAATTTGCGGTTCCCAAGAGTCCCCGCTCGATGCTCAAGGGGGGGAGTGACATTGCCTCGGAGTATCTGCAGCCCAGGGTGGGGGCGGATATCTGGTTACTGTATGGGCTGGCCAAATCGCTGCTGGAACAAGGGTGGATGGATGACGCATTTATGCAGGCCCATACCGAAGGGAGTGATGAATTCCTGACGCAGGTGGCCGGGCTGGCGTGGCCGGACATTGAAGACACGACCGGTGTTGCCCGCGTTGATATCGAGCGAGTGGCGGCATTGTACGGGCGTTCCACCAAGGCGATTTTTGCCTGGGGGATGGGAGTCACACATCACACCCATGGTGCCGATACCGTTGAGGCCATTGCTAACCTGGCGCTCTGTCGGGGAATGGTCGGCAAGCCGGGGGCTGGGCTGTTGCCCTTGCGAGGTCATAGTAATGTGCAGGGGATTGGCACCATCGGCGTTAAACCTGTGTTACCGGAGCAGGTGTTTCAGGCGCTTGAACAGGAGTTGGGTGTCCGTCTGCCAACCACCACGGGGCTGGATACGCTCGCCAGCCTGGAACAGGCTCATGCCGGAGCCGTCGATCTGGCTGTCTTGCTGGGCGGTAATCTGCTCGATGCCACACCGGATACTCGCTGGGCCAGGGAGGCGCTTGACCGGGTCAAGACCAAGGTGTTCCTCACCACAACTCTGAACCGTGGCCATGTCTCCGGTATGGAGCACAGTGAAGCCTTTATTTTACCGGTTGCCGCCCGGGATGAAGAATTTGAGCCAACCACGCAAGAGTCGATGTTCAACTACGTCCGCCTCAGTGATGGCGGAATTACCCGGCTGGACAATGTCAAAGCGGAGAGCGCTATTCTGCTGGAGTTACTCAAGCGGGGTGTGTCTCAACCTGGGCTGGATCTGACGGCGATTGAATCCCATCAAGGGGTGCGCGAATGCATTTCACGGGTGGTTCCCGGTATGGCAGGGCTGGCGGATATCAGTGACAGCCAACGGGAGTTCCATATTCCCAACCGGCTGATCAAGACCCCGAGTTTTACTACACCGTCTGGCAAGGCGCATTTTCAGACCCACAGGCTTCCCGGTCTGAAAATGTCGGCGGCGTTTCCGTTTGCACTGATGAGCGTGCGTAGCGAAGGGCAATTTAATTCCATCATTTATGAAGAAGCAGACAGCTATCGTGGCACCCCCAAGCGCTGGTCGGTACTGATGTCGCCGCAGGATATGCTGGAGCTGGGTATCAAGCCACAACAGGCCGTGACCTTGCGTTCCCGTAATGGCTGTATGGAAGGGGTAGAGGTGTACCCCTATGGACTGACTCGGGGTGCGGTGATGGCCTATTACCCGGAAGCCAATGTGTTAACCGGCATTGAGCGAGACCCCAGAAGTCATACGCCTGCATTCAAATCCGTGGCAGTGGCGGTGGAGGTATGA